A section of the Dehalobacter sp. DCM genome encodes:
- a CDS encoding DUF4320 family protein, with the protein MLKLLRSQRGEGYIDVAVLVLCVMLVIAVAVSVLPVFITKNKLDTYASELCREAEIAGCVGTETTLRAQVLTEQTGLTPSITWSKTGRIQLNEEFTVTLTTQADIGLFGGFGSFPVTLKAEASGKSEVYYK; encoded by the coding sequence ATGCTGAAGCTCCTCCGTTCCCAGCGCGGTGAGGGGTATATCGATGTGGCAGTGCTGGTGCTGTGTGTCATGCTGGTTATCGCTGTTGCTGTCAGCGTCCTGCCGGTATTCATAACGAAAAACAAGCTGGACACTTACGCCTCAGAGCTGTGCCGGGAAGCGGAGATCGCCGGGTGCGTCGGCACGGAAACCACCCTCCGGGCGCAGGTCCTGACGGAACAGACAGGGCTGACTCCAAGTATTACATGGTCTAAAACCGGAAGAATCCAGTTGAACGAGGAATTCACCGTAACGCTCACCACTCAGGCGGATATTGGGCTGTTCGGCGGCTTTGGAAGCTTCCCTGTTACTCTGAAGGCTGAAGCGTCCGGTAAAAGCGAGGTGTATTACAAGTGA
- a CDS encoding DUF3852 domain-containing protein, with protein sequence MKLKRILSVLCVALLLTCLFATNAYAAGSGDVAGAIQSTWNDASSQIKTVVNKVVFPAIDLVLAVFFFAKLGTAYFDYRKHGQFEWAAPAILFACLVFTLTAPLYIWSILGM encoded by the coding sequence ATGAAACTGAAACGTATTCTCTCGGTTCTCTGCGTCGCTCTTCTTCTGACCTGCCTTTTTGCGACAAACGCATATGCCGCAGGTAGCGGCGACGTGGCTGGTGCGATACAGAGCACATGGAACGACGCTTCCAGCCAGATCAAAACCGTGGTCAACAAGGTTGTGTTTCCTGCCATTGACTTGGTCCTGGCCGTGTTCTTTTTTGCAAAGTTGGGTACGGCTTACTTTGATTATCGGAAACATGGTCAATTTGAATGGGCCGCGCCGGCGATCCTGTTCGCCTGTTTGGTGTTCACGTTAACGGCTCCGCTCTATATCTGGTCTATACTTGGGATGTGA
- a CDS encoding secretion protein F — MKQLFLAGILLATGLFFVLSDILKLPTMKTAKAMLGAGKGSKKAAKTIEAWIMSGAVRLSKHIRMDEYKHSRMENILKAAGYSMTPEVYTAYAITKAGAILLGVIPCLILLPLVTPILVILAILTYFKEIRKADERLKAKRDQIEGELPRFVATVEQTLKSSRDVLAMLENYKKNAGPAFVRELDVLTADMRSSSYEAALTRSEARLNSPMLSDVVRGLIGVLRGDDSAVYFQMLAHDFKALELQRLKGQAQKIPPKIRVFSFVMLMCFLLTYMAIIAVQILTSLGNMF; from the coding sequence ATGAAGCAATTATTTTTAGCAGGAATCCTGCTTGCAACGGGGTTGTTTTTTGTCCTTTCGGATATTCTGAAGCTGCCCACCATGAAAACGGCCAAGGCTATGCTGGGGGCAGGAAAAGGAAGCAAAAAAGCCGCAAAGACCATAGAAGCCTGGATCATGTCCGGCGCGGTCAGACTATCAAAGCATATCCGCATGGATGAGTACAAGCACAGCAGGATGGAAAACATCCTCAAGGCGGCAGGCTACTCCATGACCCCGGAGGTCTACACAGCCTACGCCATCACCAAGGCCGGAGCCATCCTGCTGGGCGTCATTCCATGTCTGATTCTGCTTCCTCTGGTCACGCCGATTCTGGTCATCCTCGCGATTCTGACCTACTTCAAGGAAATCCGCAAGGCCGATGAACGACTGAAAGCAAAGCGCGATCAGATCGAAGGCGAGCTGCCCCGGTTTGTGGCGACGGTTGAGCAGACCTTAAAATCCAGCCGGGATGTACTCGCCATGCTTGAGAATTACAAGAAAAACGCCGGTCCTGCTTTCGTGCGGGAGCTGGATGTGCTGACGGCCGATATGCGCTCCTCATCCTACGAGGCCGCCTTGACCCGGTCTGAAGCAAGGCTCAACTCGCCCATGCTGTCCGATGTGGTAAGAGGACTCATCGGCGTCCTGCGGGGCGATGACAGCGCCGTGTATTTTCAGATGCTGGCTCATGACTTCAAGGCACTGGAGCTCCAGCGGCTCAAGGGACAGGCGCAGAAAATCCCGCCGAAAATCCGCGTGTTTTCCTTCGTGATGCTGATGTGTTTTTTGCTGACATATATGGCGATCATCGCGGTTCAGATCTTAACGTCCCTTGGCAACATGTTTTAA
- a CDS encoding type II secretion system F family protein, producing MTAILLVACVGMIAGAFLLLGISPLSFTDGLFGFLTRKNKSIRSEINEAARRKKMSFFRREITEVQEILKITGRSSRFSLICAASLLCFAGGASLAILMGNVFLVPVLAVGMMFLPFWYVRLTSSHYKKNIAAELETALSIITTAYLRNEDIVTAVEESLPYLNPPVRSVFAGFLAQVKLISPDIDDALHAMKPKIENEVFREWCDAIAACQYDRSLKTTLTPIVSKLSDMRIVNAELEYLVFEPRKEFIIMAMLVVGNVPIMYLLNKDWYHTLMYTAVGQIILAVCAAAIFISTAFVIRLTKPIEYRR from the coding sequence ATGACCGCAATTCTCTTAGTTGCCTGCGTCGGCATGATCGCCGGCGCCTTCCTGTTACTTGGAATTTCACCGCTATCGTTTACTGACGGCCTGTTCGGGTTTCTGACCCGGAAAAACAAGAGCATCCGTTCAGAGATCAACGAGGCCGCCCGGCGTAAAAAAATGTCCTTTTTCCGGCGAGAGATCACGGAGGTGCAGGAAATCCTCAAGATCACCGGACGGAGCAGCCGCTTTTCCCTTATCTGCGCGGCATCCCTGCTGTGTTTTGCCGGCGGCGCCAGCCTTGCCATCCTCATGGGGAATGTTTTTCTGGTGCCGGTGCTGGCAGTCGGTATGATGTTTCTTCCGTTCTGGTACGTCCGATTGACATCAAGCCACTACAAAAAGAACATCGCTGCCGAGCTGGAAACGGCCTTATCCATCATCACCACGGCATATCTGCGGAACGAGGATATCGTGACGGCGGTGGAGGAAAGTCTCCCCTATCTGAACCCACCGGTCCGGAGTGTTTTTGCCGGATTTCTGGCACAGGTCAAGCTCATCAGTCCGGACATTGACGATGCCCTCCATGCAATGAAGCCGAAAATTGAAAACGAGGTTTTCAGGGAGTGGTGTGACGCCATCGCCGCCTGCCAGTACGACCGGAGCCTGAAAACCACCCTGACCCCTATTGTGTCGAAGCTCAGCGACATGCGCATTGTTAACGCGGAGCTGGAATACCTGGTATTCGAACCCCGGAAGGAATTCATTATCATGGCGATGCTGGTGGTCGGGAATGTACCCATCATGTATTTACTCAACAAGGACTGGTACCACACCTTGATGTATACGGCGGTGGGGCAAATCATTCTGGCGGTTTGTGCGGCTGCCATCTTTATTTCCACTGCATTTGTAATCCGGCTGACCAAGCCCATTGAATACAGGAGGTGA
- a CDS encoding HD-GYP domain-containing protein, translated as MKKETERRTHIRGFVNVLPEKEKEHMRRVGVLTGTLTEMAYESGIYKDDAAWNGYKHFGAAAFYHDIGKVWIPRQLLVKNGALTKEEERMIQLHPVHARILYEEFEDGVVFGIPKHLLLPAFQAAEYHHERWDGKGYPYGIGTVDIPLIARIIAICDAYDTITNKRTYKDAMSHEIACRELQANAGTQFDPVLTQIFLENENAFARLKEDQICEHQSK; from the coding sequence ATGAAAAAAGAAACGGAACGAAGAACCCACATTCGAGGCTTTGTCAATGTTCTGCCGGAGAAGGAAAAAGAGCATATGCGTCGGGTCGGGGTACTGACAGGTACGCTTACTGAAATGGCATATGAATCTGGGATTTACAAAGACGATGCAGCTTGGAATGGGTACAAACATTTTGGGGCGGCCGCATTTTACCACGATATCGGCAAGGTGTGGATTCCGCGGCAGTTATTGGTAAAGAACGGGGCGCTTACGAAAGAGGAAGAACGAATGATTCAACTTCATCCGGTGCATGCGAGAATACTGTACGAGGAATTCGAGGATGGCGTGGTTTTTGGGATTCCAAAGCACCTGTTGCTGCCGGCATTTCAAGCTGCGGAATATCATCACGAAAGATGGGACGGCAAAGGATATCCTTATGGGATTGGAACGGTTGACATTCCACTCATTGCCCGGATTATAGCAATATGCGATGCCTACGACACCATCACGAACAAAAGGACATATAAAGACGCAATGTCCCATGAAATTGCCTGTCGTGAGTTACAGGCAAACGCCGGAACTCAGTTTGATCCGGTGCTGACACAGATTTTTCTTGAAAATGAGAATGCCTTTGCCCGGCTGAAAGAAGATCAGATTTGCGAACATCAATCAAAATAA
- a CDS encoding conjugal transfer protein TrbL family protein: MFIWDFAADTVLKQILDWVYGQIIGFLGNFFSAMGNMGADLFEMTWVKSIVLFFFYLAWALYGTGLVVSVFECGIEYQSGRGSVKDTALNILKGFLAVGLFSTVPVELYKLSVSLQSSFTAGITGYGSGVDTLAGNIINSLSSAGTLEAAGTAGVFGGAGSTINPIMMLFILIMMGYAVIKVFFANLKRGGILLIQIAVGSLYMFSVPRGYLDGFVSWCKQIVGLCLTAFLQSTILIAGLMVIKDHVLLGLGLMLAAGEIPRIAGAFGLDTSTKANLMSAVYTAQTAVNMTRTVVKAVAAK; the protein is encoded by the coding sequence ATGTTCATATGGGACTTTGCAGCCGATACCGTGCTGAAACAGATTCTGGATTGGGTCTATGGTCAGATCATCGGCTTTCTCGGCAACTTTTTTTCTGCTATGGGCAATATGGGCGCCGATCTGTTCGAAATGACCTGGGTGAAATCCATTGTCCTGTTCTTTTTTTATCTGGCTTGGGCGCTTTACGGCACAGGGCTGGTGGTATCCGTCTTTGAGTGCGGCATCGAGTATCAGTCCGGCCGGGGAAGCGTGAAGGATACAGCGCTCAACATTCTCAAGGGCTTTCTGGCGGTGGGGTTGTTTTCCACGGTGCCTGTGGAGCTGTATAAGCTCTCCGTTTCCCTGCAGAGCAGCTTCACGGCCGGCATTACCGGATATGGCTCCGGTGTGGATACTCTCGCGGGTAACATCATCAATTCACTGTCATCAGCTGGAACATTGGAAGCTGCAGGAACGGCCGGCGTGTTTGGAGGTGCCGGAAGTACTATAAACCCCATCATGATGCTGTTCATTCTCATCATGATGGGCTATGCAGTGATCAAGGTGTTTTTTGCAAATCTGAAGCGCGGCGGTATTCTGCTCATTCAGATCGCGGTTGGCAGCCTTTACATGTTTAGCGTACCAAGGGGATACTTGGACGGTTTTGTGAGCTGGTGCAAGCAGATTGTCGGCTTGTGTCTGACGGCTTTTTTGCAGTCTACCATTCTCATCGCAGGATTGATGGTAATCAAAGATCACGTTCTGCTGGGGCTGGGGTTGATGTTGGCAGCCGGAGAAATCCCCCGCATCGCCGGAGCCTTCGGACTGGACACCAGCACCAAGGCCAACCTCATGAGTGCGGTATATACTGCTCAAACCGCTGTCAACATGACGCGCACTGTGGTAAAGGCGGTGGCAGCGAAATGA
- a CDS encoding DUF6550 family protein: MKLTEKAKKRLTLAGLGVVCVVLVIAIASQFIAVAPKEADVQPSTMATNTVTPSVSTPATAGTPTSTPEVSVKPTTPTESASQVTDTGNSTGTDQSIQAEVTKPTAPSEEAKTNPSQKPDGQKVTNSDSGTSSSSTPKSGDKKDGKIYVPGFGWIDDNGGGVDQETVGGEGDINKQVGNMN, encoded by the coding sequence ATGAAACTGACAGAAAAAGCAAAAAAGCGGCTCACGCTTGCCGGACTCGGTGTCGTGTGTGTCGTCCTTGTCATAGCGATAGCCTCGCAGTTTATAGCAGTGGCACCCAAAGAAGCAGATGTGCAGCCTTCCACTATGGCAACAAACACTGTGACTCCCTCTGTTTCAACTCCTGCGACTGCGGGAACTCCGACTTCAACTCCGGAAGTCAGCGTAAAGCCCACGACCCCGACCGAATCAGCTTCTCAGGTGACAGATACCGGAAATTCCACTGGAACTGATCAGAGCATTCAGGCAGAAGTGACGAAACCCACTGCGCCTTCGGAGGAAGCAAAAACTAATCCCTCTCAAAAGCCAGACGGACAGAAGGTCACCAATTCTGACAGCGGTACATCGTCATCCTCAACACCGAAATCCGGAGATAAGAAGGACGGAAAAATCTATGTACCCGGTTTTGGATGGATTGACGATAATGGTGGGGGTGTCGATCAAGAAACCGTGGGCGGTGAAGGTGATATCAATAAACAGGTTGGCAACATGAACTGA